Proteins from a genomic interval of Arachis hypogaea cultivar Tifrunner chromosome 10, arahy.Tifrunner.gnm2.J5K5, whole genome shotgun sequence:
- the LOC112718217 gene encoding jasmonate-induced oxygenase 1-like: MNESSSSSSQAMGTIDVDQAFIQEPEHRPSLSTIEGQGIPVIDLSPVTSNNPSLSSINALVKEIGSACKEWGFIQVTNHGVPLSLRQNLLEASKSFFAQSLQDKKKVSRDETSASGYYDTEHTKNVRDWKEVLDFLAKEPTLFPLTSDEHDDRILHWTNKNPQYPPHFRDILKEYIKEMEKLSYKLLELIALSLGLESKRFEEFFGDQTSFVRLKYYPPCPYSHLALGVGPHKDSGALTILAQDDVGGLQVKRKTHDQEWINVEPIPHAYIINLADIIQVWSNGAYESVEHRVIVNSEKERFSIPYFLFPAHDTEVKPLK; this comes from the exons atgaatgaatcatcatcatcgtcatcacaaGCCATGGGGACAATTGACGTTGACCAAGCATTCATCCAAGAACCAGAACACAGGCCAAGTCTCTCCACCATTGAAGGACAAGGGATTCCAGTCATAGACCTCTCCCCTGTAACATCAAACAACCCTTCTCTTTCTTCCATCAACGCGCTGGTGAAGGAGATCGGAAGCGCGTGCAAGGAATGGGGATTCATCCAAGTAACAAACCATGGTGTGCCTCTCTCTCTAAGGCAGAACCTTCTGGAAGCTTCCAAGAGCTTCTTTGCTCAGAGCTTGCAAGATAAGAAGAAAGTTAGCAGAGATGAAACGTCTGCCAGCGGTTACTATGACACTGAGCACACAAAGAACGTTAGGGATTGGAAGGAAGTCCTTGATTTTCTAGCCAAAGAACCGACTCTTTTTCCCCTCACTTCTGATGAACACGATGATCGAATCCTTCATTGGACTAATAAAAATCCTCAATACCCTCCACACTTCAG AGATATACTAAAGGAGTATATCAAGGAGATGGAAAAGCTGAGCTACAAATTGTTGGAGCTGATTGCTCTGAGCTTGGGACTTGAATCTAAGAGGTTCGAAGAATTCTTTGGAGACCAAACAAGTTTTGTTCGATTGAAATATTACCCTCCATGCCCTTACTCTCACCTAGCTCTTGGGGTGGGTCCACACAAGGACTCTGGTGCCTTAACCATTCTTGCCCAAGACGATGTTGGAGGTCTTCAAGTCAAACGCAAGACGCACGACCAAGAATGGATCAACGTTGAACCAATCCCACATGCTTATATCATCAATCTCGCTGATATTATTCAG GTTTGGAGCAACGGTGCATATGAGAGTGTGGAACACAGAGTAATAGTTAACTCGGAGAAGGAAAGGTTTTCCATTCCATACTTCTTGTTCCCTGCACATGACACTGAAGTGAAGCCATTGAAGTAG